A segment of the Vibrio aquimaris genome:
AGGAACTTAGCAATTTGGGTTCGAGAGTGACCATCTTTGAAATGGGCCAATGCGAGTAATCGCATCTTCATTTGAATAGATTTTTGTTGGCTAGCAAGTTTTTTGAAATCAATGTTATTGAGACTGTCCATAGCGTCTTTTTTCATAAAGAAGTAACAGACTCAATTCGATCATGTTTTTACTCAGATTGGTATTATATTTTTCAGCATATCATTAAATGAAGATTTATTGATATTCGTCTTTATGCCTATTTTATGAAAGCTTCATACATAAAAAAGCCCACTCAATCGAGTGGGCTAGAAGTATCATTGCTGAATCATTTTAAGAGGGCATCGTTGCCGTTTTCGCGGATATGTTTTAGCAGTCCTTTCACACCGCGAGCACTCGAAGAGACGACGTTACCTGACTTCATATAATCTGTACCGCCAGCAAAGTCTGTTACTATTGCTCCTGCTTCGCGTGCAATAAGTTCACCTGCCGCAATATCCCAAGGTTTAAGACCTAACTCAAAGAAGCCGTCAACACGCCCAGCTGCTAGGTAGCATAAATCTAGAGCCGCAGAACCTGTGCGCCTGAAATCAGAGCAGTCAACAAAAAGGGCAGACATGATTTTAAAGTAGGATTCAGAATGTTGCTTTTGCTTGAATGGGAAACCCGTCGCTAAAACAGCACCTTGCATATCTTTAACTTGTTTTACACGGATACGGGCACTATTTAACTGAGCTCCGGAACCACGTTGAGCAGTAAATAGTTCATTCAGCATAGGGTCGTAAACACAAGCAACTTCGGTTTTGCCTTTTAGACGTACTGCGATTGAAACAGAAAAATGTGGGAAACCTTTAATGAAGTTTGTTGTTCCATCCAGAGGGTCTATGATCCATTGAACTTCGTCGTCTTTACCTGTTAGTAGGCCAGCTTCCTCACTGATAATTGTGTGATCTGGATAAGAGGCTCTGATGGTATCAATAACGATAGATTCTGCTTCTTTGTCAATATTAGTGACAAAATCATTGGTGCCTTTTTGTGTAGACTCAATTTTATCGACATTTTCTAAAGATTTAGCAATATGATTGCCTGCTTTTCGCGCTGCGCGAATAGCGATGTTAAGCATAGGATGCATACAAATTTCCCAACGGATTTTAAAGAACAGAAAAACGGACGGGAGTATACCAGATAACTCGCTAAATGGAAGCGGGTGTTTTTTTGTTCTATCAGTCAAAAGGGTGTGATGTTTTTAACTCTGAATATGTTAATATCGCGCGGTTCAAACATACGGTCTGGGAAAACCCAATGCTAGATAATGTCAAAGTGGTACTTGTTGGGACCTCACATTCAGGAAATATTGGTTCTGCAGCTCGAGCTATGAAAGTTATGGGTTTGTCTAACCTAGTTCTTGTTGAACCTCAGTGTGAAATTGATCAGCAAGCAATGTCAATGTCATCAGGTGCGACCGATATACTCGAGAGCGCATCAATTGTTAGCTGTCTCACCGAAGCTATTTCGGACTGTAGTTTGGTTGTCGGTTCTAGCGCACGTTCACGTACTTTGGAGTGGCCGATGTTAGAGCCACGTGAATGTGGTAGAAAGTTTATTGAACAAGCTTCATTTTCTCCAACTGCGTTGGTTTTTGGTCGAGAGAGGACGGGTTTAACAAACGAGGAGCTGCAAACTTGTCATTTTCATGTTTGTATTCCCGCCAACCCTGAATACAGCTCACTTAATCTTGCTATGGCAGTCCAGACGTTGAGTTACGAAGTTCGCATGGCGTATTTAGATCATGAAAAAGCAACCTATCAACCTGCTGAAACATGTGAATTTCCTAGGCATAAAGAACTAGAGCTGTTCTTTTCGCATTTGGAGAGTGTAGTAAAGAGCATTGATTTTATTAGCGATAAGCAGCCTGGAAAAGTGATGAATAAGCTGCGTCGTTTATTCACTCGAGCTCGCCCTGAAGCTCAAGAGCTAAATATTTTACGTGGTATTTTAACTGCAGTGGAAAAAAAACTGCCTTAATTCTTTCCTAAGTATTTTTACAACTAATACTTGAGTAAAATACTTGGTTAAATACTTGACTATTTTAGTCGGGTATGAAAGAATTTATAACACATAAACGATGTGGATATGGTGTTATATGAGACTTACATCTAAAGGAAGATACGCAGTTACAGCCATGTTAGATGTGGCTCTGCACTCACAGCAAAATCCCGTACCACTGGCCGATATTTCAGAGCGCCAGGGTATTTCACTTTCTTATCTGGAACAACTCTTTTCCAAACTACGAAAAGCTGGGCTGGTCGCGAGTGTTCGTGGACCAGGAGGCGGCTATCGTTTGGGTACTGATGCCAACACCATCGCAATAGGGACGGTTATTGCCGCAGTAGATGAATCTGTCGATGCGACAAAGTGCCATGGTCGAGGTGATTGCCAAGGTGGAACTCGTTGCCTAACTCATACACTTTGGCACGATTTGAGCTCAAGAATCAGTGATTTTTTAAACAACATCACTCTTGGTGAGCTGATGACAGATAATGATGTTCTAGAAGTATCCGATCG
Coding sequences within it:
- the suhB gene encoding inositol-1-monophosphatase, whose amino-acid sequence is MHPMLNIAIRAARKAGNHIAKSLENVDKIESTQKGTNDFVTNIDKEAESIVIDTIRASYPDHTIISEEAGLLTGKDDEVQWIIDPLDGTTNFIKGFPHFSVSIAVRLKGKTEVACVYDPMLNELFTAQRGSGAQLNSARIRVKQVKDMQGAVLATGFPFKQKQHSESYFKIMSALFVDCSDFRRTGSAALDLCYLAAGRVDGFFELGLKPWDIAAGELIAREAGAIVTDFAGGTDYMKSGNVVSSSARGVKGLLKHIRENGNDALLK
- the iscR gene encoding Fe-S cluster assembly transcriptional regulator IscR → MRLTSKGRYAVTAMLDVALHSQQNPVPLADISERQGISLSYLEQLFSKLRKAGLVASVRGPGGGYRLGTDANTIAIGTVIAAVDESVDATKCHGRGDCQGGTRCLTHTLWHDLSSRISDFLNNITLGELMTDNDVLEVSDRQDLDLATNHGFSKKNSNTAPIGINFRS
- the trmJ gene encoding tRNA (cytosine(32)/uridine(32)-2'-O)-methyltransferase TrmJ, which encodes MLDNVKVVLVGTSHSGNIGSAARAMKVMGLSNLVLVEPQCEIDQQAMSMSSGATDILESASIVSCLTEAISDCSLVVGSSARSRTLEWPMLEPRECGRKFIEQASFSPTALVFGRERTGLTNEELQTCHFHVCIPANPEYSSLNLAMAVQTLSYEVRMAYLDHEKATYQPAETCEFPRHKELELFFSHLESVVKSIDFISDKQPGKVMNKLRRLFTRARPEAQELNILRGILTAVEKKLP